One window of Nocardia sp. NBC_00508 genomic DNA carries:
- a CDS encoding CDGSH iron-sulfur domain-containing protein has protein sequence MELVTADGRTIRSDRFVVALCLCRRSKNYPFCDTSHRTHCRPS, from the coding sequence GTGGAACTGGTCACCGCGGACGGTCGAACGATCCGCTCCGACCGTTTCGTGGTCGCGCTGTGCCTGTGCCGGCGTTCGAAGAACTATCCGTTCTGCGATACGAGCCATCGCACGCATTGCCGTCCGTCGTGA
- a CDS encoding Mut7-C RNAse domain-containing protein yields the protein MSVDIRVYAELNDFLRPDERYLVLRRPFRPHQTVKDLIEAAGIPHTEIDLVLVNGQPVDFDHRPRFGDRISAYPMFETLDIGPVTKVRPHPLREPRFVVDVNLGGLAKLMRLMGLDVHCRWNADDAELAEVSAAEHRILLTRDRGLLKRRNVTHGVYIRSDRPVDQVVEVIRRLDLVAYLAPFTRCLRCGGPVVEVAKADVADRLEPLTRRYYDTFRQCRDCGRIYWAGSHHARLSATAQRIRAALDHV from the coding sequence ATGAGCGTCGACATCCGGGTCTACGCCGAGCTGAACGACTTCCTCCGGCCCGACGAGCGATACCTGGTGCTGCGCCGGCCGTTCCGACCGCACCAGACGGTGAAAGACCTCATCGAGGCCGCCGGCATCCCACACACCGAGATCGATCTGGTCCTGGTCAACGGGCAGCCGGTGGATTTCGACCATCGCCCGCGGTTCGGTGACCGGATCAGCGCGTATCCCATGTTCGAAACCCTCGACATCGGCCCGGTGACCAAGGTGCGCCCCCACCCGCTCCGTGAGCCGCGTTTCGTCGTAGATGTCAATCTCGGCGGCCTCGCCAAGCTGATGCGGTTGATGGGCCTCGACGTGCACTGCCGATGGAACGCCGACGACGCCGAGCTCGCCGAGGTGTCCGCCGCCGAACACCGGATCCTGCTCACCCGCGACCGCGGACTGCTGAAGCGACGCAACGTCACCCACGGTGTGTACATCCGGTCCGATCGGCCGGTCGACCAGGTCGTCGAGGTCATCCGGCGACTCGATCTGGTCGCGTACCTGGCGCCGTTCACCCGATGCCTGCGCTGCGGCGGCCCGGTCGTCGAAGTCGCCAAAGCCGACGTCGCGGACCGGCTCGAACCGCTCACCCGCCGCTATTACGACACATTCCGGCAGTGCCGCGACTGCGGCCGGATCTACTGGGCGGGCTCCCACCACGCCCGCCTCAGCGCCACCGCGCAGAGGATCCGCGCCGCGCTGGATCATGTCTGA
- a CDS encoding iron-containing redox enzyme family protein, with amino-acid sequence MVTTNAPSQKLPRPRGEWSHAVVELLRGTPGGSVPRLGSADPYGEDLHLALHTCYELHYHGFTAVDPGWEWDTGLLGLRAAMEQRFLRALRDDVPGGADLDAELDRLLVTPADPAGPTRFLRDEGEWWQMREYFVHRSIYHHKEADPYAWVIPRLHGQAKASLVAVEFDEFGGGRGERVHAQLYADLLAGAGLNAEYLHYLDAVPAPMLTLVNMMSLFGLHRSLRGALVGHFATVEITSPPGAQRMVEALRRLDADPACVLFYREHVEADAVHEQVMRTGVIGSLLAGEPDLTESVVFGIQATNLLEERFADHVEESWCAGRSSLREIEGAAPRTND; translated from the coding sequence ATGGTCACCACGAATGCCCCGTCGCAGAAGCTGCCGCGGCCGCGTGGCGAATGGTCGCATGCGGTAGTGGAGTTGCTGCGCGGGACACCGGGTGGCTCGGTGCCCCGGCTCGGTTCGGCGGACCCTTACGGCGAGGACCTGCACCTGGCCTTGCACACCTGCTACGAGCTGCACTACCACGGGTTCACGGCGGTGGATCCCGGATGGGAGTGGGATACCGGCCTGCTGGGGCTACGTGCCGCGATGGAACAGCGATTCCTGCGTGCACTGCGCGACGACGTGCCCGGCGGAGCGGATCTCGACGCCGAACTCGACCGCCTGCTCGTGACACCCGCCGACCCCGCCGGACCCACCCGCTTCCTGCGCGACGAAGGCGAATGGTGGCAGATGCGCGAGTACTTCGTGCACCGCTCCATCTATCACCACAAGGAGGCCGACCCGTACGCGTGGGTGATTCCGCGATTGCACGGACAAGCCAAGGCATCGCTGGTGGCGGTCGAATTCGACGAGTTCGGTGGCGGGCGCGGCGAGCGGGTGCACGCGCAGCTGTATGCCGATCTGCTGGCCGGCGCGGGCCTGAACGCCGAGTATCTGCACTACCTGGACGCGGTGCCGGCCCCGATGCTCACGCTGGTGAACATGATGTCGCTGTTCGGGCTGCACCGTTCGCTGCGTGGTGCGCTCGTCGGTCACTTCGCCACCGTCGAGATCACCTCGCCGCCCGGGGCGCAGCGCATGGTCGAGGCCTTGCGGCGGTTGGACGCCGATCCGGCGTGCGTGCTGTTCTATCGCGAGCATGTGGAAGCCGACGCCGTGCACGAGCAGGTCATGCGCACCGGCGTGATCGGCAGCCTGCTCGCAGGAGAACCCGATCTAACCGAGTCGGTGGTGTTCGGTATCCAGGCCACGAATTTGCTGGAGGAGCGCTTCGCCGACCACGTCGAGGAGTCCTGGTGCGCGGGCCGCAGTTCGTTGCGGGAGATCGAGGGTGCAGCGCCCCGTACGAACGATTAA
- a CDS encoding FIST signal transduction protein, which yields MRIGVGLSTAPEARQAGMEAAAHARDQLAGEPPSLAVLVASRAHADDASAVLAGVHRTVQVPALVGCVAQAVVAGRREIEDEPAVAVWLASGLAAETFRLDFVRTTTGGLLAGYRFDKDARDFHLLLPDPYSFPADALLEHLNVDLPGTIVMGGLVSGGQLPAGSRLFLDRDVVTSGAVGVRLPGLRGVPIVSQGCRPIGYPYIVTAAQGDLLTELGGRSPIVRLREIIDVLPPDQQELLANGLQIGIVVDEHLAAPGQGDFLIRGILGADPSTGAIEIGEAVEIGTTVQFQVRDAIGADKDLRAALARVSADLPGRPAGALLFTCNGRGRRMFGVADHDATTIEDLLGGIPLAGFFAAGEIGPIAGRNALHGFTASLALFVE from the coding sequence GTGCGGATCGGAGTCGGGCTCTCCACCGCGCCCGAGGCGCGGCAGGCGGGCATGGAGGCAGCGGCGCATGCGCGCGACCAGCTCGCGGGCGAGCCGCCGTCGCTCGCCGTGCTGGTCGCGTCCCGGGCGCACGCCGACGACGCCTCCGCCGTGCTGGCCGGTGTCCACCGCACGGTCCAGGTGCCCGCACTCGTCGGATGCGTGGCACAGGCGGTGGTCGCGGGCCGCCGGGAGATCGAGGATGAGCCCGCGGTGGCGGTCTGGCTGGCCTCCGGTCTGGCCGCCGAGACATTCCGGTTGGACTTCGTCCGCACCACGACCGGCGGGCTGCTCGCGGGCTACCGTTTCGACAAGGACGCACGCGACTTCCACCTGTTGCTGCCGGATCCGTACTCGTTCCCGGCCGACGCACTGCTCGAGCACTTGAACGTCGACCTGCCCGGCACCATCGTGATGGGCGGGCTGGTCAGCGGCGGGCAGCTTCCGGCAGGCAGCAGGCTGTTCCTGGACCGCGACGTGGTGACCTCGGGCGCGGTCGGTGTGCGGCTTCCCGGCCTGCGCGGAGTTCCGATCGTGTCGCAGGGCTGCCGGCCGATCGGATACCCCTATATCGTCACCGCCGCACAAGGCGATCTGCTCACCGAGCTCGGCGGCCGATCGCCGATCGTGCGATTGCGGGAGATCATCGACGTGCTGCCACCCGACCAGCAGGAACTGCTGGCCAACGGCCTGCAGATCGGCATCGTGGTCGACGAGCATCTGGCCGCGCCCGGGCAGGGCGATTTCCTGATCCGCGGCATTCTCGGCGCCGACCCGTCCACTGGCGCGATCGAGATCGGCGAGGCCGTCGAGATCGGCACGACCGTACAGTTCCAGGTCCGAGACGCGATCGGAGCGGACAAGGATCTGCGGGCGGCCCTGGCGCGGGTGAGCGCGGACCTGCCCGGGCGTCCTGCCGGTGCGTTGCTGTTCACATGCAACGGACGCGGCCGACGGATGTTCGGGGTCGCGGATCACGACGCCACGACGATCGAGGACTTGCTCGGCGGCATCCCCCTCGCCGGTTTCTTCGCCGCGGGCGAGATCGGTCCTATCGCGGGCCGCAACGCGCTCCACGGATTCACGGCCTCGCTGGCGCTGTTCGTCGAATGA
- a CDS encoding HemK2/MTQ2 family protein methyltransferase codes for MDTWLLVRALSEAGVPHGGEAVDVCAGTGALAVAAARTGAATVTAVDVSRAAVVSAWLNCRVRGIDVEVLRGDFTAVLGGRSFDLVLANPPYVPAPEGAADRGSARAWNAGTRGRAVLDQLCVALPALLKPHGMALIVHSVLCDPDSTLARLRDNELKAAIVARATVPFGPILRRRADWLASAGLIEPGQRMEDLVVIRADRIRR; via the coding sequence TTGGACACGTGGTTGCTGGTCCGTGCCCTGTCCGAGGCGGGCGTCCCGCATGGTGGGGAGGCGGTGGACGTGTGCGCGGGCACCGGGGCTTTGGCCGTCGCGGCGGCGCGGACGGGCGCGGCGACGGTGACGGCGGTGGACGTCTCCCGTGCTGCCGTGGTGTCGGCGTGGTTGAACTGCCGCGTCCGCGGGATCGATGTCGAGGTGCTGCGTGGCGATTTCACCGCGGTGCTCGGCGGGCGCAGTTTCGATCTGGTGCTGGCCAACCCGCCTTATGTGCCCGCTCCTGAAGGTGCCGCCGACCGCGGCTCCGCGCGGGCGTGGAACGCCGGGACCCGAGGCCGAGCGGTGCTCGACCAGCTGTGCGTGGCGCTACCTGCGCTCCTGAAGCCGCATGGCATGGCGTTGATCGTGCATTCGGTGTTGTGTGACCCGGATTCGACCCTCGCCCGATTGCGTGACAACGAATTGAAGGCCGCCATCGTGGCCCGAGCGACCGTGCCGTTCGGGCCCATCCTGCGTCGCCGCGCGGACTGGCTGGCCTCGGCCGGGCTGATCGAACCCGGCCAGAGAATGGAAGATCTGGTGGTGATCCGTGCCGATCGAATCCGACGATAA
- a CDS encoding zinc-dependent alcohol dehydrogenase: MKAVTWQGRRKVAVETVPDPRIEAPTDAIVEVTSSGICGSDLHLYEVMGAYMSSGDVLGHEPMGRVVETGSDVTELKRGDRVVVPFQISCGECYMCRTGLTTQCETTQVRKYGCGAALFGYSKLYGQVPGGQAEYLRVPHADFTHIKVPEGPDDARFLYLSDVLPTAWQAVEYAAVPEGGSVTVLGLGPIGDMACRIAAQRGFRVIGVDRVPERLARVADRGVEVIDLDAVDEPIGDIIRGWTDGRGTDSVIDAVGMEAHGSPFASVAQRSATFLPDIVAQRLMDAAGVDRLAALNSAIDIVRRGGTISVIGVYGGMLDPLPMRVLFDKQIQVRMGQANVKRWVGDIMPLLQDGDPLGVETFATHRLPLSDAAQAYEIFQHKSDGAVKIVLDPAATT; this comes from the coding sequence ATGAAGGCAGTGACATGGCAAGGACGACGTAAAGTCGCCGTGGAGACGGTGCCCGATCCGCGGATCGAGGCGCCGACGGACGCGATCGTCGAGGTCACCTCGAGCGGCATCTGCGGATCCGATCTGCATCTGTACGAGGTGATGGGCGCCTACATGAGCAGCGGCGACGTGCTGGGTCACGAACCGATGGGGCGCGTGGTGGAGACCGGCTCCGACGTCACCGAGCTGAAGCGCGGCGACCGCGTCGTGGTCCCCTTCCAGATCAGCTGCGGCGAGTGCTACATGTGCCGAACCGGCCTGACCACCCAGTGCGAGACCACGCAGGTCCGCAAATATGGCTGCGGCGCCGCGCTGTTCGGCTACTCCAAGCTCTATGGGCAGGTGCCCGGTGGTCAGGCCGAGTATCTGCGCGTGCCGCACGCCGATTTCACCCACATCAAGGTGCCGGAGGGACCCGACGATGCGCGGTTCCTCTACTTGTCCGACGTGCTGCCGACCGCCTGGCAGGCGGTGGAATACGCGGCGGTCCCGGAGGGCGGTTCGGTGACGGTGCTCGGTCTCGGGCCGATCGGCGACATGGCCTGCCGCATCGCCGCGCAACGCGGATTCCGTGTGATCGGCGTCGACCGGGTGCCCGAACGACTCGCCCGGGTGGCCGACCGTGGCGTCGAGGTGATCGATCTCGACGCTGTCGACGAGCCGATCGGCGACATCATCCGAGGCTGGACCGACGGTCGCGGCACCGACTCGGTGATCGATGCGGTCGGTATGGAGGCACACGGGTCGCCGTTCGCGTCGGTCGCCCAGCGATCGGCGACGTTCCTGCCGGATATCGTGGCGCAGAGGCTGATGGACGCCGCCGGCGTCGACCGGCTCGCGGCGCTCAACTCCGCGATCGATATCGTCCGGCGCGGCGGCACGATCTCGGTGATCGGCGTCTACGGCGGCATGCTCGACCCGCTGCCGATGCGGGTGTTGTTCGACAAGCAGATCCAGGTGCGCATGGGACAGGCGAACGTCAAACGATGGGTCGGCGACATCATGCCGCTGTTGCAGGACGGCGACCCGCTCGGCGTGGAAACCTTTGCCACTCATCGCCTTCCGCTGTCCGATGCCGCGCAGGCGTACGAGATCTTCCAGCACAAGTCGGACGGAGCGGTGAAGATCGTCCTCGATCCGGCGGCGACGACTTGA
- a CDS encoding histone-like nucleoid-structuring protein Lsr2, whose translation MARKVVVTLVDDYDGKSQAEETVSFALDGVAYEMDLSADNAGQLREFFEQWVPYARKVGRARRGRGGLPRSATDREQATVIREWARKNGIDVSARGRIAAEVVEAYKKANA comes from the coding sequence ATGGCACGCAAGGTCGTCGTGACACTGGTCGATGACTACGACGGCAAGTCTCAGGCCGAGGAAACGGTGTCTTTCGCCTTGGATGGCGTGGCCTATGAGATGGACTTGTCGGCGGACAATGCCGGTCAGTTGCGCGAATTCTTCGAGCAGTGGGTTCCCTACGCGCGCAAGGTCGGTCGTGCGCGCCGGGGCCGTGGCGGTCTGCCGCGATCGGCAACCGACCGGGAACAGGCCACGGTCATCCGGGAATGGGCGCGTAAGAACGGCATCGACGTGTCGGCCCGCGGGCGGATCGCCGCCGAGGTGGTCGAGGCGTACAAGAAGGCCAACGCGTAG
- a CDS encoding CinA family protein: MAHAEECAHELAQLARRTGITVAVAESLTSGRLAATLGAAPNSADWFRGGVVAYSAEVKRTVLGAPDVPVVSRTAAEAMAEGVRSLLKSVAAVAVTGVGGPDPQDGEPAGSVWFAVATDDDVHAWHRQFDGEPEDVLEQTIACAVERLLTTARDLSADDHSV; encoded by the coding sequence ATGGCACACGCCGAGGAGTGCGCACACGAGTTGGCGCAATTGGCTCGACGAACCGGGATCACAGTGGCGGTCGCGGAATCGCTGACGTCGGGTCGGCTGGCCGCAACGCTCGGCGCGGCGCCGAACTCCGCGGACTGGTTTCGCGGCGGCGTCGTGGCCTACAGTGCGGAGGTCAAACGCACCGTGCTCGGCGCGCCGGATGTGCCGGTGGTGTCGCGGACCGCGGCCGAGGCGATGGCCGAGGGCGTGCGCTCGTTGCTGAAATCGGTTGCGGCGGTGGCGGTGACCGGGGTCGGGGGGCCGGATCCGCAGGACGGCGAACCGGCCGGTTCGGTCTGGTTCGCGGTGGCCACCGACGACGACGTGCACGCCTGGCACCGCCAGTTCGACGGCGAACCGGAGGACGTGCTCGAACAAACCATCGCATGCGCCGTCGAGCGGCTGCTCACGACCGCCCGCGACCTGAGCGCGGACGATCATTCAGTGTGA
- a CDS encoding aminotransferase class I/II-fold pyridoxal phosphate-dependent enzyme, with amino-acid sequence MDHSRAPLLEALADYHRLGRYGFTPPGHRQGRGTDERVLDVIGRDAFGSDVLATAGLDDRLSRNGYLARAEALMADAVRAETAFFSTCGSSLSVKAAMMAVAGGRDGLLVARDSHKSIVAGLIFSGVQPHWITPRWDAARHFSHPPSPQQVRQAWEEHPDASGALIVSPSPYGTCADIAAIAEICHARGKPLIVDEAWGAHLPFHEGLPTWAMDAGADVCVVSVHKMGAGFEQGSVFHVQGDLVDSIRLSECADLLMTTSPNVLIYAAMDGWRRQMVEHGHELLGEALRIAKDARRQLAEIPGIAVLEEELLGVEASHDLDRLQVLMDISDTGANGYQAADWLREHRRLDVGLADHRRLLATLSLGDDKGTIDTLVDGITAWRDQLTEPAPARIALPSPGDLQLDTVMLPRDAFFGPVETVPAQDAVGRIAAEHLTPYPPGIPVILPGEVINGAVVDYLRTGLDAGMNVPDATDPRVRTIRVVART; translated from the coding sequence GTGGACCATTCACGAGCTCCCCTGCTGGAAGCGCTGGCCGACTATCACCGGCTCGGCCGGTACGGGTTCACGCCACCCGGGCACCGGCAAGGACGCGGTACCGACGAACGCGTCCTGGACGTGATCGGACGAGACGCGTTCGGCTCCGATGTTCTCGCCACGGCCGGTCTGGACGACCGCCTGTCGCGCAACGGCTATCTCGCGCGGGCCGAGGCGCTCATGGCCGACGCGGTTCGCGCCGAAACGGCGTTCTTCTCCACCTGCGGCAGTTCGCTGTCGGTCAAGGCAGCGATGATGGCGGTCGCCGGGGGACGCGACGGCCTCCTCGTGGCCCGGGACAGTCACAAATCCATCGTCGCGGGCCTCATCTTCTCCGGCGTGCAACCGCACTGGATCACGCCCCGATGGGATGCGGCGCGCCACTTCTCCCACCCACCGTCGCCGCAGCAGGTGCGCCAGGCGTGGGAAGAGCACCCCGACGCGTCGGGTGCGCTGATCGTGAGTCCGAGCCCGTACGGCACGTGCGCGGATATCGCCGCAATCGCCGAGATCTGCCATGCACGCGGCAAGCCGCTGATCGTGGACGAGGCGTGGGGCGCCCACCTGCCGTTCCACGAGGGCCTACCCACCTGGGCGATGGACGCGGGCGCGGATGTCTGCGTGGTCAGCGTGCACAAGATGGGCGCTGGATTCGAACAAGGGTCGGTGTTCCATGTGCAAGGAGACCTCGTCGATTCGATCCGGCTCAGCGAATGCGCCGACCTGCTGATGACCACCAGCCCGAACGTGCTGATCTACGCGGCGATGGACGGCTGGCGCAGGCAGATGGTCGAGCACGGCCACGAATTGCTCGGCGAAGCGTTGCGAATCGCCAAGGACGCCAGACGGCAGCTGGCCGAGATTCCCGGCATCGCCGTGCTCGAGGAGGAGTTGCTCGGGGTCGAAGCTTCGCATGATCTCGACCGCCTGCAGGTGCTGATGGACATATCCGACACCGGCGCCAACGGCTATCAGGCGGCGGACTGGCTACGGGAACACCGCCGCCTCGATGTGGGCCTCGCCGACCACCGCCGGTTGCTCGCCACGCTGTCCCTCGGCGACGACAAAGGCACCATCGACACCTTGGTCGACGGAATCACGGCCTGGCGCGACCAACTGACCGAGCCCGCGCCCGCGCGCATCGCTCTGCCCTCGCCCGGCGATCTGCAACTGGACACGGTGATGCTGCCTCGCGACGCGTTCTTCGGGCCCGTCGAGACGGTGCCCGCCCAAGACGCGGTGGGCCGGATCGCCGCCGAGCACCTGACGCCGTACCCACCGGGCATTCCGGTGATCCTCCCCGGTGAGGTGATCAACGGGGCGGTCGTCGACTATCTGCGCACCGGCCTGGACGCGGGCATGAACGTGCCGGACGCCACCGATCCGCGGGTGCGCACGATTCGCGTCGTGGCGCGCACGTGA